The Edaphobacter sp. 12200R-103 genome contains a region encoding:
- a CDS encoding TIGR00730 family Rossman fold protein — MAGGGWGLVYGGTSVGLMGATADAAISGGAEVIGVLPHALQDREIAHRGLTKLHLVGSMHERKALMASLSDAFIALPGGYGTLDEFFEIVTWAQLNIHSKPCVLINTDGYYDFLLRFLDHAVREEFVRATNMELVQVARNPAEALRRIEQRDKSLLNQNVGAQGAGELTF, encoded by the coding sequence TGGGGGGACATCCGTTGGGTTGATGGGCGCGACTGCTGATGCTGCTATCTCCGGTGGGGCAGAGGTGATCGGTGTACTTCCCCATGCGTTGCAAGATCGCGAGATTGCGCATCGAGGACTGACGAAGCTGCATCTGGTAGGAAGCATGCACGAACGCAAGGCGCTCATGGCGTCTTTGTCGGATGCCTTCATCGCGCTGCCCGGCGGCTACGGCACGCTTGATGAATTCTTCGAAATTGTGACCTGGGCGCAATTAAATATTCATTCCAAGCCCTGCGTCCTGATCAATACGGATGGCTACTATGACTTCCTGCTGCGATTTCTCGACCATGCGGTGAGGGAGGAATTCGTAAGGGCTACCAACATGGAGCTAGTGCAGGTGGCGAGAAACCCCGCGGAAGCCTTACGCCGGATTGAACAGCGGGATAAGTCCTTGCTCAATCAAAATGTCGGTGCGCAGGGTGCCGGCGAGCTCACATTTTAG